From a region of the Calliphora vicina chromosome 4, idCalVici1.1, whole genome shotgun sequence genome:
- the LOC135956668 gene encoding uncharacterized protein LOC135956668 has product MVGGRASFTLSSYLEEQNRNISNSYYTQSFQEQDQVDGFIRSSKLIKIIETVAENFIKNCRSSKSPENIFNAIVIKLPFVYCDFLNHPLDLLHFVIEEPVQFANAVKYCVFALLRDILKDLFNTADINNITNIDIEQVHILIRFVGLPLQQDLCFQPHLNTYPIGLTEVIGILSALTEPEKVV; this is encoded by the exons ATGGTTGGCGGTCGAGCAAGTTTCACATTATCATCATATTTAGAGGAACAAAATCGAAATATTAGTAATTCTTATTACACACAATC ATTCCAGGAACAGGATCAAGTTGATGGATTTATACGCAGCAgtaaactaattaaaattatagAGACTGTAGccgaaaattttattaaaaattgtcggTCATCGAAAAGTCCTGAAAACATCTTTAATGCCATTGTTATTAAACTTCCATTCGTTTACTGTGATTTTTTGAATCATCCTTTGGACTTGCTGCATTTTGTAATTGAAGAACCAGTTCAGTTTGCTAACGCTGTTAAATATTGTGTGTTTGCTTTATTGCGGGATATTcttaaagatttatttaataCTGCCGACATCAACAATATAACAAATATTGATATTGAGCAAGTTCACATACTTATACGTTTTGTGGGCTTACCTCTTCAACAGGATTTGTGTTTTCAACCCCATTTAAACACGTATCCAATAGGTCTTACTGAAGTTATTGGTATACTGTCTGCATTGACGGAGCCTGAAAAAGTTGTGTGA